A portion of the Sulfuriferula sp. AH1 genome contains these proteins:
- the rnr gene encoding ribonuclease R, with the protein MKTITPTKKPRKSKALRWSDPHLERERERYENPLPSREFIMDVLRQHGAPLLGEELGSLLGITAEEADLFARRLRAMERDGELIQNRRGDLCVVEKLDLIKGRVEGHPDGFGFLKPEDGSDDLFLSPRELQKALHGDRVMAREVGVDRRGRREAKIVEVLERANTRIVGRLIIEHGIMLVTPENKRITQDILIPAGSEGNAKAGEVVNVELVEQPAKYNKPVGRIVEVLGSYADPGMEIEIALRKHSLPYIFPDTVETLAKKLPKKVLKKDHEGREDIRHLPLVTIDGETARDFDDAVYCEPQGKDFRLIVAIADVSHYVQPGDALDLEAYNRGNSVYFPRRVIPMLPEALSNGLCSLNPQVERLCMVCDMQIGVMGAVKSYRFYRAVMYSHARLTYNQVWEWLQKPANAGEHSHLLPELNQLYTLYKVLLKARERRGAIDFETIETQMVFNNDKKIERIVPVTRNDAHRIIEECMLSANVCASDFLKKQKHPTLYRIHEGPTPEKLTALREFLSEFGLGLTGGDDPQAKDYAKLLQQIKNRPDAQLLQTVMLRSLQQAVYSPDNVGHFGLAYEHYTHFTSPIRRYPDLLVHRSIKAALNGEKYVPGNWVELGGHSSMTERRADDATRDVEAWLKCYYMQDRVGEEFVGTIASVTGFGLFVALDDIYVEGLVHISELGSDYFHFDKTRHQILGERTGVRYRLGDRVHVKIVRVSLDTTRIDFSLTTVDNSARKTAVKSAQKPAAKAGAKSAKKSTQGKRAAVQSTPSADAPAKKSRRRRK; encoded by the coding sequence ATGAAAACTATTACACCTACAAAAAAACCACGTAAAAGCAAAGCCCTTCGCTGGAGCGATCCGCACCTGGAACGGGAGCGCGAACGTTATGAGAACCCGCTGCCCAGCCGCGAATTCATCATGGATGTATTGCGCCAGCATGGCGCGCCATTACTCGGCGAAGAATTAGGCAGCTTGCTGGGCATCACTGCCGAAGAAGCCGATCTGTTCGCGCGCCGCTTGCGCGCCATGGAACGCGACGGCGAGCTGATCCAGAACCGGCGCGGCGATCTGTGCGTCGTAGAGAAACTCGACCTGATCAAAGGCCGCGTTGAAGGCCACCCGGACGGGTTCGGTTTCCTCAAGCCGGAAGACGGCAGCGATGATTTGTTCCTGTCGCCACGCGAATTGCAAAAAGCATTGCATGGCGACCGCGTCATGGCACGCGAAGTCGGCGTCGACCGGCGCGGCCGGCGCGAAGCCAAAATCGTCGAGGTACTGGAACGCGCCAATACGCGTATCGTCGGCCGGCTGATTATCGAACACGGCATCATGCTGGTCACACCCGAGAACAAACGCATCACCCAGGACATCCTGATTCCGGCAGGCAGCGAGGGCAACGCCAAAGCCGGTGAAGTCGTCAATGTGGAGCTGGTCGAACAACCCGCCAAATACAATAAACCGGTTGGCCGCATCGTTGAGGTACTCGGCAGCTACGCCGACCCGGGCATGGAAATCGAGATCGCGCTGCGCAAACACTCATTGCCGTATATCTTCCCCGATACCGTGGAAACCCTGGCAAAGAAACTGCCGAAAAAGGTGTTGAAAAAGGACCATGAAGGACGTGAAGATATTCGCCATCTGCCATTGGTCACCATCGACGGCGAAACCGCACGCGACTTCGACGATGCCGTTTACTGCGAGCCGCAAGGCAAGGATTTCCGCCTCATAGTCGCGATTGCCGACGTTTCCCATTATGTCCAGCCCGGCGATGCCCTCGACCTGGAAGCTTACAATCGCGGCAATTCGGTATATTTCCCGCGCCGCGTGATACCGATGCTGCCGGAAGCCTTATCCAATGGCTTGTGCTCGCTCAATCCGCAGGTCGAACGCCTGTGCATGGTATGCGACATGCAAATCGGTGTCATGGGCGCAGTGAAAAGTTACCGGTTTTACCGCGCAGTGATGTATTCACACGCCCGTCTTACCTACAACCAGGTCTGGGAATGGCTGCAAAAACCTGCCAACGCCGGTGAGCACAGCCATTTACTGCCCGAACTAAACCAGCTCTATACCCTGTACAAGGTTCTGCTCAAGGCCCGTGAACGCCGCGGCGCGATCGACTTCGAAACCATAGAAACGCAGATGGTGTTCAATAACGACAAAAAAATAGAGCGTATCGTCCCGGTCACCCGCAATGACGCACACCGCATCATCGAAGAATGCATGCTATCGGCCAACGTCTGCGCATCGGATTTCCTGAAAAAACAGAAACATCCGACCCTGTACCGCATCCATGAAGGCCCTACTCCGGAGAAACTCACAGCGCTACGTGAATTTCTGTCGGAATTCGGCCTGGGCCTGACCGGTGGCGATGACCCGCAAGCCAAGGACTACGCCAAGCTGTTGCAACAGATCAAAAACAGACCTGACGCCCAGTTACTGCAGACAGTGATGCTGCGTTCATTGCAACAAGCCGTTTACAGCCCGGATAATGTCGGCCACTTCGGCCTGGCGTATGAGCACTACACCCACTTCACCTCGCCGATTCGCCGCTATCCCGATTTATTGGTACACCGCTCCATCAAAGCCGCGCTCAACGGCGAAAAATACGTACCCGGCAACTGGGTGGAGCTGGGCGGCCACAGTTCGATGACCGAACGCCGCGCCGATGACGCCACACGCGATGTCGAAGCGTGGCTAAAATGCTATTACATGCAGGACCGCGTCGGCGAAGAATTCGTCGGCACCATTGCCAGCGTCACCGGATTCGGCCTGTTCGTCGCGCTGGATGATATTTACGTGGAAGGTCTGGTGCATATTTCCGAGCTCGGTAGCGATTATTTCCATTTCGACAAAACCCGTCACCAGATTCTCGGCGAACGCACCGGGGTGCGCTATCGCCTCGGTGACCGCGTCCATGTCAAGATCGTACGCGTCAGTCTGGACACCACGCGGATCGATTTCAGCCTGACTACCGTCGACAACAGCGCACGCAAAACAGCAGTCAAATCGGCGCAGAAACCAGCGGCAAAAGCAGGCGCCAAATCAGCGAAAAAATCCACGCAAGGCAAACGTGCTGCCGTACAATCCACGCCTTCCGCCGATGCGCCCGCAAAAAAATCGCGCCGGCGCCGCAAATAA
- a CDS encoding hypoxanthine-guanine phosphoribosyltransferase, giving the protein MLNPHDAWQVLQNAELIFSADDVNDAITRLAIDITADCTDKNPLVITVMNGGMMFAGQLLPLLRFPLDCDYIHASRYGDAMQGTELKWIAMPRESVQGRHVLLLDDILDEGHTLAAIKEKLLALGAAQVSCAVLTNKNIGKSKPIQADYIGLTLPNRYVFGCGMDISGAWRNLPAIYALKVKE; this is encoded by the coding sequence ATGCTAAACCCCCATGACGCATGGCAAGTCCTGCAAAACGCAGAGCTCATTTTCTCGGCGGACGATGTGAATGATGCGATTACCCGGCTCGCAATCGACATCACCGCCGATTGCACCGACAAAAATCCGCTGGTCATTACCGTGATGAACGGCGGCATGATGTTTGCCGGACAGCTATTACCATTGCTGCGCTTCCCGCTGGACTGCGACTACATTCACGCCAGCCGCTATGGCGATGCGATGCAAGGCACCGAACTGAAATGGATCGCCATGCCGCGCGAATCGGTACAGGGCCGCCATGTTCTACTGCTCGACGACATCCTCGACGAAGGCCATACCCTCGCCGCCATCAAGGAGAAGCTGCTTGCCCTCGGTGCAGCGCAAGTTAGCTGTGCGGTACTGACCAATAAAAACATCGGCAAATCCAAACCCATCCAGGCCGACTACATCGGGCTTACCCTGCCCAATCGCTATGTATTCGGCTGTGGCATGGATATATCAGGTGCATGGCGCAACTTACCCGCCATCTATGCCTTGAAAGTAAAAGAATGA
- a CDS encoding Tim44 domain-containing protein, with translation MRKILAIALTLFISLSLITGTAEAKRFGGGKSFGKQSQSYTQQAAPRAPATAPAPTAPAPTGNKWLGPLAGLAAGGLLASMFMGHGFEGIKGMDILLMLALAAGIFFLFRSLRRIGNGAQPQAAAYSAYGQTAAVPAMDTDSLAGGSTMTSMPGSRPDWFDEAAFVRDAKTHFIRLQAAYDTADLNDIREYTTPEVFAEVSMQIQERGDTTQKTDVTLLNADMLDIVTASDYITVSVRFHGLIREEANAPAEPFNEIWHIQKPANDRSAPWHIAGIQQA, from the coding sequence ATGCGAAAAATTCTCGCCATCGCACTTACCCTATTTATCAGTCTGAGCCTGATTACCGGCACTGCCGAAGCCAAACGCTTCGGCGGCGGAAAAAGCTTTGGCAAACAAAGCCAGAGTTACACCCAGCAAGCTGCGCCCCGCGCTCCGGCTACCGCACCAGCGCCAACAGCCCCCGCTCCCACCGGCAATAAATGGCTAGGTCCGTTGGCCGGTCTGGCAGCAGGCGGCCTGCTGGCTTCCATGTTCATGGGACATGGCTTTGAAGGCATCAAGGGCATGGACATCCTGCTCATGCTGGCATTGGCAGCAGGCATATTTTTCCTGTTCCGCTCGTTACGCCGCATCGGCAACGGCGCGCAACCTCAAGCCGCCGCTTACAGCGCTTACGGGCAGACTGCTGCTGTCCCAGCCATGGACACTGACAGCCTTGCGGGCGGCAGTACGATGACGAGCATGCCCGGCAGCCGTCCTGATTGGTTTGATGAGGCCGCATTCGTACGCGATGCCAAGACCCATTTCATCCGCCTGCAAGCTGCCTATGACACAGCCGACCTGAATGACATCCGCGAATACACTACACCCGAAGTATTCGCCGAAGTCAGCATGCAAATACAGGAACGCGGCGATACGACGCAAAAAACCGATGTCACCCTGCTCAATGCCGACATGCTCGATATCGTCACTGCAAGTGACTACATCACCGTCAGCGTGCGTTTCCACGGCTTGATACGCGAAGAAGCCAATGCACCGGCAGAACCGTTCAATGAGATCTGGCATATCCAGAAACCGGCAAACGATCGCAGCGCACCATGGCATATTGCAGGCATACAGCAAGCATAA
- a CDS encoding type II toxin-antitoxin system RelE/ParE family toxin: MAIKVEEYITKERKNHYNEWFSGLPVEYAVKVAAARVRMMAGSLGNVKPLDGTLKEYRIDWGPGIRIYLIQDGDKLIVLLGGGTKNGQAADIKQAKKLRDDYDARKAMLKKGQKG; encoded by the coding sequence ATGGCCATCAAGGTTGAAGAATATATAACCAAGGAACGAAAGAACCACTACAACGAGTGGTTCAGTGGCTTGCCGGTTGAGTACGCCGTCAAAGTTGCCGCAGCCCGTGTGCGCATGATGGCGGGCAGCTTGGGGAACGTGAAACCCCTCGATGGAACGCTCAAGGAATATCGAATTGACTGGGGGCCGGGGATTCGAATTTACCTCATCCAGGACGGCGATAAATTAATCGTGCTTCTTGGTGGCGGCACAAAGAACGGCCAAGCTGCAGACATCAAGCAAGCAAAAAAATTGCGGGATGACTACGATGCCCGCAAGGCTATGTTAAAGAAAGGTCAGAAAGGATAG
- a CDS encoding site-specific integrase, translated as MATIRQRKATKKYEVQIRRDDWPKITRTFSKAADARAWAAIIESEIERGVFIDRTEAEKNTLGDLLRRYLTEVSCHKKGRDSERYRLISLQQDPIAKIKAAGLSGKLMAEWRDRRLKEVSGSTTNRDLNLISHVINVARKEWGIYIENPVAMIRRPPENRARNRRLAVDEEKKLLAELEETTRSERGTFNEGGSRNPWMRPLVILALETAMRRGELLSLQWKDVFLADRFVRLHDTKNGESRDVPLSIRAYEVLTRLPRHISGRVFPTTADAVKKAFTRAVARADLGNFHFHDLRHEATSRIAEKLDNVLELSAVTGHKTLTMLKRYYHPRAKDLAKKLG; from the coding sequence ATGGCAACGATCAGACAAAGAAAAGCAACCAAGAAATACGAAGTGCAAATTCGTCGGGATGACTGGCCGAAAATCACTCGTACATTCTCTAAAGCGGCCGATGCGCGAGCATGGGCCGCCATCATCGAGTCCGAGATTGAACGCGGTGTTTTTATTGATCGCACCGAAGCCGAGAAAAATACACTCGGCGATCTCCTGAGGCGCTACCTGACCGAAGTATCCTGCCATAAGAAGGGTCGCGACTCCGAGCGTTACCGGCTTATCTCGCTCCAGCAGGACCCCATTGCCAAAATCAAGGCCGCCGGCTTATCCGGCAAACTAATGGCCGAATGGCGCGATCGACGACTTAAAGAGGTTTCCGGATCCACCACCAATCGCGATTTGAACCTGATCTCCCATGTCATCAATGTTGCCAGGAAGGAATGGGGTATCTATATCGAGAATCCCGTCGCCATGATCCGCCGCCCACCCGAAAACCGAGCGCGTAACCGACGGCTTGCGGTCGACGAGGAAAAAAAGCTACTGGCCGAACTGGAAGAAACAACCCGATCGGAACGCGGTACCTTCAACGAAGGCGGATCGCGTAATCCCTGGATGCGCCCGTTGGTAATCCTGGCGCTTGAAACCGCCATGCGCCGAGGTGAGCTACTGTCGTTACAGTGGAAAGATGTTTTTCTTGCTGATCGCTTTGTTAGGCTGCACGACACCAAGAATGGAGAATCCCGTGATGTGCCGCTTTCCATACGCGCCTATGAGGTTTTAACGCGTCTGCCAAGGCATATTTCAGGCAGAGTGTTCCCCACTACAGCAGACGCCGTTAAAAAGGCTTTTACACGCGCTGTAGCGCGCGCAGACCTCGGAAATTTCCACTTCCATGATCTCAGGCACGAAGCAACCAGCAGAATTGCCGAAAAGCTGGATAACGTCCTTGAGCTTTCGGCCGTGACTGGCCACAAGACACTGACGATGCTAAAGCGGTATTATCATCCACGCGCCAAGGATCTGGCTAAAAAATTAGGATAG
- a CDS encoding DNA-binding protein, with amino-acid sequence MGQLTVDSSDTVQARIKADPAFAEALLREATDMFLNGEAEAARLLLRDVVNATVGFEQIATATNRPSKSVHRMLSARGNPTMENLTAVFSAIRKVLNISFETHTVHHA; translated from the coding sequence ATGGGACAGCTAACTGTGGATTCCAGCGATACGGTACAAGCCCGGATCAAGGCAGATCCGGCGTTTGCCGAGGCATTGCTGAGAGAGGCAACCGATATGTTTCTCAATGGTGAGGCGGAAGCTGCTCGCTTACTGCTGCGCGACGTAGTTAACGCGACCGTGGGATTTGAGCAAATTGCTACGGCGACTAATCGCCCAAGCAAGAGCGTTCATCGAATGCTTTCTGCTCGAGGAAACCCAACCATGGAGAACTTGACAGCAGTTTTTTCAGCGATCCGAAAAGTTCTCAATATCTCTTTCGAGACGCATACCGTTCACCACGCTTGA
- the rlmB gene encoding 23S rRNA (guanosine(2251)-2'-O)-methyltransferase RlmB, with protein sequence MAAILIYGFHAVTSRLRVNPGSIEEIFVDAARQDPRARDLIESAKQLGLRIMQVDSKRLDGIAGGPRHQGIAARVTMVQQPRHVDEVLEGLQGPLLLLILDGVQDPHNLGACLRVADAMGANAVIAPKDRAVGLTPTVAKVACGAADTVPYLTVTNLARAMRDIKEYGVFIIGTDGTAETEIAQADVSGSVAWVLGAEGTGLRRLTREHCDAMVKIPMYGTVESLNVSVSAGICLYETRRQRS encoded by the coding sequence ATGGCCGCAATTTTAATTTACGGGTTCCACGCTGTGACCTCACGGTTACGCGTCAATCCGGGCAGCATTGAAGAGATTTTCGTCGACGCCGCACGCCAGGATCCACGAGCACGGGATCTGATCGAGTCAGCAAAGCAGCTCGGACTGCGCATCATGCAAGTGGACAGCAAACGTCTTGACGGCATCGCCGGCGGTCCGCGCCACCAAGGCATCGCTGCACGCGTCACCATGGTGCAGCAACCGCGCCATGTCGATGAAGTACTGGAAGGCCTGCAAGGCCCGTTGTTGCTGCTGATACTCGATGGCGTGCAGGATCCGCACAACTTGGGCGCCTGCCTGCGCGTTGCCGACGCCATGGGTGCCAATGCCGTGATCGCCCCCAAGGATCGCGCAGTCGGGCTCACCCCTACTGTTGCCAAAGTCGCCTGCGGCGCGGCCGACACCGTGCCCTATCTGACCGTTACCAACCTCGCTCGCGCCATGCGCGACATCAAGGAATACGGCGTATTCATCATCGGCACCGATGGCACGGCCGAAACCGAGATCGCTCAGGCCGATGTCAGCGGTTCGGTCGCCTGGGTACTGGGTGCGGAAGGCACAGGCTTGCGCCGCCTTACCCGCGAACACTGCGACGCCATGGTCAAAATCCCCATGTACGGTACGGTGGAAAGCCTGAACGTTTCGGTTTCGGCCGGAATCTGCCTGTATGAAACCCGGCGCCAACGGAGCTAG
- a CDS encoding c-type cytochrome: MKHILLAAMTCIPLMAQADDAARTITTQGNKQGATACMACHGADGGGTAAAGFPRLAGLNAAYIARQLHDFRSGKRNNPLMQPIAKALSDTEIQQVAAYYAAMPAPAAAPAGGDPALLRKGEALATTGDWNHEIPACFQCHGPAGKGIEPDFPAITGQSAVYISNQIAAWKSGARANDPVGLMKSVATKLSADQVKAVSTYLANHPLTNGNQQ; this comes from the coding sequence TTGAAGCATATCTTACTAGCCGCCATGACCTGCATCCCGCTCATGGCTCAAGCAGACGATGCTGCCCGGACCATTACCACCCAAGGCAATAAGCAAGGCGCCACGGCATGCATGGCATGTCACGGTGCTGACGGCGGCGGCACAGCGGCAGCCGGATTTCCTCGCCTGGCCGGTCTCAACGCAGCTTATATCGCTCGCCAATTGCACGATTTCCGCTCTGGCAAACGCAATAATCCGTTAATGCAACCTATCGCCAAAGCGTTGTCAGATACCGAGATCCAGCAAGTCGCAGCCTACTATGCCGCAATGCCTGCTCCCGCCGCTGCTCCGGCCGGGGGCGATCCTGCCTTGCTGCGCAAGGGCGAAGCACTTGCCACTACCGGCGACTGGAATCATGAAATCCCGGCATGTTTCCAATGCCACGGCCCCGCTGGCAAAGGCATAGAACCTGACTTCCCCGCTATCACCGGTCAATCTGCAGTGTACATTTCCAACCAGATCGCAGCCTGGAAATCCGGCGCCCGCGCCAATGACCCTGTCGGTTTGATGAAATCTGTGGCCACCAAGTTATCGGCAGATCAGGTAAAGGCCGTTTCGACCTATCTTGCCAATCACCCCTTAACCAATGGAAATCAACAATGA
- a CDS encoding DUF6685 family protein has product MHPLLNTIYNSIRKDSGFPVSLMRLLEQHPDIRVELSDPAPCIAAASVVPWHELGTPPVLDWPRRNRGDLTGWKATGDHYESFQLHRPEYDQIGQREIMDNWVCDITDVHGFSTSKSELRDFTSTDKMVETNSRDMIDEISHAKLTKNLAHSEIRIIHTNNTTDHFTRYLWDGRLFLMNNGGSHHFAAAKYIAARLPENVTLRGKLYTYSLNAIAIASLRRDYEMFVISDKTDISCAFDDAMRAFKATWLWHHIPRPYENAKAILLPKSEARSMRVAAALRQAGVVDLGIFLDDLAASQSKISTLSNYIFRPTG; this is encoded by the coding sequence ATGCATCCATTACTCAACACCATCTATAACAGCATCCGAAAGGACTCGGGCTTCCCTGTCAGTCTGATGCGACTACTGGAGCAGCACCCCGATATCCGGGTCGAACTGAGTGACCCTGCGCCTTGCATTGCAGCCGCCAGTGTCGTGCCGTGGCACGAATTAGGCACCCCCCCGGTATTGGACTGGCCTCGCCGCAATCGCGGCGACCTGACGGGATGGAAGGCAACAGGCGACCACTATGAGAGCTTCCAGCTACATCGGCCGGAGTACGACCAGATCGGCCAGCGGGAGATTATGGACAACTGGGTATGCGACATCACCGATGTGCATGGATTTTCTACATCGAAGTCAGAGCTTCGCGATTTCACCAGCACGGATAAAATGGTCGAAACAAACTCCCGCGACATGATCGACGAGATCAGTCACGCTAAGTTGACTAAGAATCTTGCGCACAGCGAAATTCGCATCATCCACACGAACAACACCACCGATCACTTCACCCGGTATTTGTGGGATGGGCGCCTATTTCTGATGAACAACGGCGGCTCTCACCACTTTGCTGCCGCCAAGTACATCGCGGCTCGATTGCCCGAGAACGTGACGCTCCGTGGCAAACTATACACCTACTCGCTCAACGCCATCGCCATCGCCTCTTTGCGGCGCGACTATGAGATGTTCGTCATCTCGGACAAGACCGACATCTCCTGCGCTTTCGACGATGCCATGCGTGCATTCAAGGCTACATGGCTTTGGCACCACATCCCACGGCCTTACGAAAACGCCAAAGCCATCCTGCTACCGAAAAGCGAGGCCCGATCAATGCGCGTAGCTGCCGCATTACGGCAGGCGGGCGTGGTCGATCTCGGCATATTTCTGGACGATCTCGCTGCCAGCCAGTCCAAGATTAGCACCCTATCCAATTATATATTCCGCCCTACCGGGTAA
- a CDS encoding c-type cytochrome, with product MKNTIATAMALALFAMSGMTAAASKTTTPEPVKAPVFTPPSEDSIPNDEFGQIVRQGKNIFDDTQHYAKQYVGNSLNCVNCHLASGRKPDSAPLWGAYVRYPAYRAKNKKVNTFEQRIQGCFKFSMNGKAPSADSPEMIALVTYSYWMANGAPVGAKLDGAGYKALPKPAIAPDFNRGKAIYAASCQICHGADGEGKKVDGKTIFPPLWGSESFNWGAGMHQINNAAAFIKANMPLSKGNTLTDQEAWDVATFVMSHERPQDPRFKGSLEETKKEFHNENCKYGETVNGKVLGGAH from the coding sequence ATGAAGAACACAATCGCAACTGCCATGGCTTTGGCATTGTTCGCCATGTCCGGCATGACCGCTGCCGCCAGCAAAACCACAACGCCTGAACCAGTCAAAGCGCCGGTCTTCACCCCGCCGAGTGAAGACAGCATCCCCAACGATGAGTTTGGTCAGATCGTGCGTCAAGGCAAAAACATTTTCGACGACACTCAGCATTACGCGAAACAATATGTAGGCAATAGCCTGAACTGCGTAAACTGCCACCTCGCTTCCGGTCGCAAGCCCGACTCTGCGCCGTTATGGGGAGCCTATGTGCGTTACCCGGCTTATCGCGCCAAGAACAAAAAGGTGAATACGTTTGAGCAAAGAATCCAGGGTTGCTTCAAATTCAGCATGAACGGTAAAGCGCCTTCGGCCGACAGCCCGGAAATGATCGCATTGGTAACCTATTCGTACTGGATGGCAAACGGCGCACCGGTTGGCGCGAAACTTGATGGCGCAGGTTATAAGGCATTGCCGAAACCGGCCATCGCTCCCGATTTTAATCGGGGCAAAGCCATTTACGCTGCCAGCTGCCAGATTTGCCATGGCGCAGATGGAGAAGGCAAGAAAGTTGACGGTAAAACCATATTCCCGCCATTATGGGGATCCGAATCCTTTAACTGGGGCGCAGGCATGCATCAGATAAACAATGCCGCAGCCTTTATCAAGGCCAACATGCCGCTGTCCAAAGGCAATACGCTTACTGATCAGGAGGCATGGGATGTCGCCACATTCGTCATGTCACACGAGCGCCCGCAAGATCCGCGTTTCAAGGGCAGCCTTGAAGAAACCAAGAAGGAATTCCACAACGAAAATTGCAAATATGGCGAAACCGTCAATGGTAAAGTTCTTGGCGGCGCCCATTAA